From a single Alkalibaculum bacchi genomic region:
- a CDS encoding bis-aminopropyl spermidine synthase family protein → MLNYLDEVNKNVSIEEGKKTIENILITIYFKEGISTKELARNSLLPIPVVAAIKKELIKKGLVIQDRGIRLTIKGRHFVEEQLGFKKINSDLYMKLLMEPWKEHREIIEIKEELWDFFDNRPQVDVAIDQSKSSIDTSLKRAILCLKDYYLVGKRILCLGDDDLVSVALGFLLKKLFNNTINYTTKITVMDIDERIIDYISDIAIKEDLPIKCEYVDLKMPLADNFKNQFDCFFTDPPYTLEGMNLFLSRGIEALRDDSGLAIYFSYAHKSPDFQLTMQKCFFRMGLIASEVMARFNTYEGASIIGNTGQMIVLKTTNITKALIKSHYKGVLYTGELKETIRFYRCKQCDEVIKVGRFEKLNTIETLKLNGCYKCNSQVFELVQRKNMK, encoded by the coding sequence ATGCTTAATTATTTAGATGAAGTAAACAAGAATGTAAGTATAGAAGAAGGTAAGAAAACCATAGAGAACATATTAATAACAATATACTTTAAAGAAGGAATTTCCACCAAAGAATTAGCAAGAAATAGTCTCTTGCCTATTCCTGTAGTTGCAGCTATAAAAAAAGAACTTATTAAAAAAGGATTAGTTATTCAAGACCGAGGAATAAGACTTACAATAAAAGGTAGACATTTTGTAGAGGAACAATTAGGATTCAAAAAAATAAATAGTGATTTATATATGAAACTATTAATGGAACCTTGGAAGGAACATAGAGAAATTATTGAAATAAAAGAAGAATTATGGGATTTTTTTGACAATCGTCCTCAAGTAGATGTCGCTATAGATCAGTCAAAGTCGAGTATAGATACATCTTTAAAAAGAGCAATATTGTGTCTTAAAGATTATTACTTGGTAGGAAAGAGAATTTTATGTTTAGGAGATGATGATTTAGTAAGTGTAGCTTTAGGTTTTCTGCTAAAAAAACTTTTTAATAACACTATTAATTATACTACTAAAATTACTGTAATGGATATTGATGAAAGAATTATAGACTATATAAGTGATATAGCTATAAAAGAGGATCTTCCAATTAAGTGTGAGTATGTAGATTTAAAAATGCCATTGGCGGATAATTTTAAAAATCAATTTGATTGTTTTTTTACAGATCCACCTTATACTCTTGAAGGAATGAATCTGTTTCTTTCGAGAGGGATAGAAGCCTTAAGAGACGATAGTGGACTTGCTATTTATTTTTCTTATGCTCATAAGTCTCCAGATTTTCAATTAACCATGCAAAAGTGTTTTTTTAGAATGGGACTTATAGCTTCAGAAGTAATGGCTAGGTTTAATACCTATGAAGGTGCTAGCATAATTGGGAATACAGGACAAATGATTGTTCTTAAGACTACTAATATAACTAAAGCTTTAATAAAATCCCATTATAAAGGAGTTCTCTATACTGGAGAATTGAAGGAAACTATACGCTTTTATAGATGTAAGCAATGTGATGAAGTTATAAAGGTAGGGCGTTTCGAAAAGTTAAATACTATAGAAACATTAAAGTTAAATGGTTGCTATAAATGTAATAGTCAAGTATTTGAATTAGTTCAAAGAAAAAATATGAAATAA